CTTCGCTGACGCCAAGACATGTTGGTTGGGTGAAATCTGGCTTTTCGCCTGGCGCCCGGCTCAATTGGTTCCAGATCACCGGGTCGCGGTAATCGAGAACCGGATCCCCGCTTCTGATTCTCGCCTACTGGTAGAATTCCCGCAGCAGGATCACGTAATCAGCGAGGAAAATGACGGGGTCGAACAGGCTCTGACATTCCGCATCACTCAGATACTGAATTTCGTCTAGATCTATCACCTCGCGAGCGCGGCGATGAATTCCGCCTCGCTGAATTCTTCCGGCAGGCGTCGCGAGAATTCCAGAGAATTCATTTCGGTCTCTCCTCGGTCCAAATTGCTTTCTGGAGTGCAAAAACTCTTTACAGAACACGCGTTTTGTAAAGTATCTGTGCTGACAATTCTTACTTATAATTTTGCGTGACGAGCTGTCGCGCTAGCGTTTCCCAATCCTTCCTTGTCTGAGTGACCCGCAAATCGACCAGCCGAATTTCTACCTGTCGATCTGTGGCGGTATATTGCCACACCGTTGGCTGCCGATCCTGTGCAGTTCCCGGATACAGAAGTATGACGCGGTTGGCGTCATAAACCGCCCCGTAGGATGCGAGCTGATAGAGGTCGGCTTGGCTGACTTTGGAGACTGATCCGATTGGATCGCCAAGATCCTTCCACTTGGTATCAACGATCAGCGGTCCGGCATCGGTTTCGATCACGATGTCGGGGATCAATGGGTAAGCCCCGTGCTGCAGCAATGTGTACGTCCGGCGTTGCACCGACACCGTTCCTGCAGGCAGCACCCTTTGCAGCCAGCGCGATACATAGCGCTCGAACAACAGGTTCATTGGAAACAACAGGGCCACTCCAGTGAAAGTGCCGTATGTCGTATTTTGCCACACCGCCTCAAGCAACATGCGTGCCAAAGTATGAGTGTCGCGGAAACGTTCATTCAACCGATTCCAGACGATCCGCTCCTTTAACGGTGCGCGACTTTGCGGAATTCCCGCAAACCGTTCTGTTAGACTGGTAATACGCCGACGAAGCGGTTCAGTTCGCGCGAAGGAACCGAGATACAAAAGGCACGTCTTGAACAGGCGGTTCAAAGGTGTGTTCTCGGAAAATTCTTCGAAACGGCAATGCAGCCGGGAAGGATCAATCGCACGGCGCAGTATCTGTTGCCGTAGATCAAGATTGCCACGCAACTTGGGCAACAATTCCTCTTTCGGGACATAGGCCCGCATGAGTCCAGTCTGCACCTGTTGCGCAAGACGCGTCACAAACAAGTTGATGAATACTTCAAGGAGATCATTGTCCTGTGTGCTCAAGCCAGTGATTTGGCCCTCCGAAAGTGGAACATCAAAAGCCAAGGCGAGCATCCGGATTAGGGTCGCGCGCAACGCACCGTCGTTATCCTTCAGCTTGGGCAGGATTTCCAAAGAGATTCCCGGCGCAGCAATGATCCCGCAGACTTGTCGTGTTTCCAACCGCCGGAAGCCCCGCGCCAACACACCGTTTTCGGGAACACCAAGTCGCCTAGCTGCTGTAATCGCAGCAAGATGGAGTTGCTCCGCCTGTAGTTCACTTATGCCCTCCGGCCCGACAGGCAGGGACGACCATTCCGGCACCGTATAGTGGTGACGGCCAGGCCACATTATGATCGATCCAGAAGCGTGATGTAAGCCTCTTCCGGATAAGCCCCCTCTTCGCGATAAATGTCCGAATAACGATACCGATCCTCCGCATAACCTTCCGCCCCGTTGGGGACAGGCAGCTGCGACCGCGATAGAAAGCCGTCGCCGCCTCCCAGAACGATCCGGACACGTTCGAGATCATCATGAAAGTACTCGCGCAGCAGAGGGATGACCTTGAAGGCCATGATCCGGTCGAGATCGGCTTTCGTCTTCGCCTCCATAAACCATGCGTGGCCGATCTGAGCGTCCTCACCGAGGAAATAAATCAGTCGCTGGTTGATGCTTGTTAGGACGGCCGCCAGATCGAGCGCACTGTCATCGAGTTCGATATCCACGAGTATCGACATATCAGGTGGCAGCTCTTCAAAGACGAATCGGCGTCGTAATGCTGTATCCAGCAGCGAGATCGAGCGATCCGCGGTATTCATGGTGCCAAGGATGTAAAGGTTTCGTGGCAAGCAAAAGGCGGATTTCGAATAAGGCAATGTCACCGTTGTCGCTGCTGATGCCCCCATTCTCTTGTCGCTCTCGAGCAGTGTGATGAGTTCGCCCAAGACCTTGGAAATGTTCGCGCGGTTGATTTCGTCGATGATGAGAACATGATTGCCTTGTTGTTCCGACGCACGCTCTGCCATTATTTTGAAGATTCCAGCTTCCGGCTCGAGGGTGAAACCCGCGCCTGACGCCATCGGGCGAGGCCGCAGTCCCTCGACAAAGTCCTCATAGGTATAGCTCTGATGGAAAGTGACGAAGCCGATGCGTTCGTCCTTGACCAATTGGTTGTATGCTTGACGCATAGCGATCGGGTCTTCCGGTGCCTGCCCCAGACAAATCTCGACAGCACGTCTCGCGGTGCTGAATGTTTTTCCTGTACCAGGTGGGCCGTAGAAAATCGTATTCAGTTCATGGTTGTTCCAGGGTGGAACGACCTCATCCTCGTTCATTTCCTGTGCAGAAGTTTTCTTTTTCTTTTTAGGTTTCTGCCAGACGGTCCTGAAATCCCCTTCGTAAAAATCGACCCGCGAACCGTGTTTTGCCTCAAGTTCCTTCCGCAGTGTTACGAGCGCCGCATCGAGCTCAACAAAACTCATGCTTCGCACTTCCGCCGGCGAAGCTGCGCCAAAGCCTACAAGGATGTCACGCTTATTCGATGCAGCACTGATGCGCTCATAGTCATCAGGGAAAAACAGAAACGGCAGGATGTGCCGCAATTGACGGTTATCACCTTCGACATGCACGTCCATCCATGAAGCGAATGCTTCTCCGTCAGAGACTAAATGACGACGCTCGTTCTCGGGTTTCGCTTTCAGATCCTGCATGGCGGTTATCAGTAGGACGAGTTCGCGCCATTTATTGTTATTATATCCCTGTCCGGCGCGCCCGACGCCTTGAAGTACTGGGTCGGTAAGTGCCGCAACCTCTGGCTGCAGTTCCCCGCCGGACCATGACCAGACTTCGCGAACCTTTTGATCTTTGGTCGAGGGGGCGACATCAGAGCGCTGGAACGCGTAGAGCAACCAGATCAACTCGGCCATCAGACAGCGGCCGTCGCTCGTGGAATCAGAAAGCTGAGCTTTGAGCTTCTCGAAAAAATTTCCGTCGCCGGCGTCAAGGTTTTGGACATAGGTTCGCTGGAGTCCGGCAAAGTTATCAGCGGTCCAAAGTGACCGACCTGGTGATAGAAGCGAACCATCATTGATCAGGCAATCGGTGCGAAGGCGATCCATCGTTTCATAAAGCGGCGAAAGGTCGGCGCTTGGATTGTATCGAGCCATGGTAAATCCCGGTGCAAAAGCGGCCACTGCCTCAGCATACGAGTACCGGGGCGAGGCCGGCAATCCCACTTCTGCACCACCCTCTTGATCTCACAAAAAAATCTACGCCTTTGAGAAGTGAAGCTAACCGTTACAGCCTCAAGGCTCGTCACCCGTAGCGTTTCGCGATAGGCTGAACAGGGATTAAACTCTTTACAGAAAGTGCGTTTTGTCGAGAGTCGGGGAAAGCGACCCCGGCAATTCCAGGGCAGGTATCACATGAGCGATCCGCGTCCCAACCGGCCTTTTGTCAAGAGTGGCGGCACCGAGCCGGTCGATGCGCATCGGCGCGACCGGGATTACCTGACCCCGGCCGAGATGACGCGGCTGCTGGCGGCGGCGAAATCCGGTCGGCACGGCGCGCGCGATCATCTCATGCTGTTGCTGATGTACCGCCACGGGCTGCGGGTCAGTGAGCTGATTGCGCTGCGGTGCAATGATCTCGACCTCGCATCCGGACACATCTGGGTCCGGCGGCTGAAACGCGGTCTTGCCACCAACCAGCCCTTGGCCGGAGACGAGCTCCGTGCCCTGCGGCGTGTCTTGTCGGTGCGGCAGGATGCTATGCTCTGGCTGTTTCTCTCGGAACGTGGCCAGCCGCTGACCCGCCAGGCCGTCAACTATCTCATTGCCGCGATCGCCAGGCGGGCCGGCCTCGGGCCGGTCCATCCGCATATGCTGCGCCATTCCTGCGGCCATGCGCTTGCCCATGCCGGGCGCGACCTGCGCCTGATCCAGGATTATCTCGGCCATCGCGATCCCCGCCATACCGCCCGCTACACCCGCACCGCGGCCAGTCGCTTCACCGGTCTCTGGGATTGAGCTGCTATTGTGCGGGCCTTCGAACCGCGGCGCGATAGCGCCGGCCAAATGTTCGAGGATCCATCCCAAGCTCACGCGCCGCCCCCGCGTAATTTTTGTGGTTGGCATATGCATCCCGCAAGATTTCATCCGCCACCTGCCTGCTCGGTCTTCCACGATGTGACGGAATACCCAGTTTCCCGCGTATGTCCGCAATCCATTTCGCATCGACCGCGTGCAGCGCTGCAAGCTCGCTATCGTTTTTTCCATCGCGTATCTGAGTGCGCAGGAGTTCCATGAAATCAAATCCAAAATGCTCCAGCGCCTGAATCAATTGGCGGCGCGGTGCCGGAAAATGTGCTTTCAGCGCGGCAAGGGAACTCGTCTCTCGAATGATCTTCAGAAACTCGTCGGGTGCATGGAAATCGGCGTGGTTGTGACCACCCACAGCCAGGCGATCTTCGATCGGTTTCACCCAGTGTTTTGTCCACGCCATGTGCCCTCCCTCGGAGTGCAAAAATCCGGTGATATCAACATTGCCAGTATTTTGCTGACTTTACCGTAATTTTGCACGTATTTTCGCTATCGCCCCTTCATTGATTGACGTGATTCGCCAAAACGTGATTCTCTTCATGCACCGGCAACTAACTTTGCTAGGAGGCTCTATTGGAAGCGCCATGCGTACATCCCGATCATGAACGCCTAAAGATGGAATTGCGTATCCGGGGTACGTCATTGAGCAAGATCGCCGCAGAGATGGGCGTCCTTCCAGGATCCGTGACGACCGTCAGCCAGGGGCTGCGACGCTCCAAGCGCATCGAAGCCGCCTTGGCTAGGGCGGTCGGGAAGCCGGTCGAAGAGGTTTTTCCCGGCAGGTACAGCAACGAGAAAGGAGCAAGCTAATGTAGCTATTTGCACAAAAAACGACCCCGAAAGCTGTCGCTCACGAGGCCGCTAATCGATTGGTACTCGATAGCTCATCCTCCCGCGACAGCTTCAGAAAGTCAAGCCTGAGTGCCGCCCTTCGCGGCACAGAATCCCTTTTTGTTCTGACACAGGAGAAGTGCCCATGGGCGAATGGCCATGCATGACCGTTCGCCGGGCCAGACAAGATGAGCCATCCATTCAACCCATCGTTCACGCACCCCTTGCCCAGCAAGGCGACCCGGAAACCGCCGGCCCGGTCACGCGCCAGTTCGCGCGGGCTTCTCCCCGGCCAGACCCCGCACGATCCGCGTCCCCGACTGCGCTATTTCGAGAGCAAACGCGAACAGGATGTTCTTTACCAACTTCTCGCGCGTCCGGATGTCGTAGACATCTGGGACCAGCCACCCCCGGTAGAATATCGGGCCGCCGAGGGCCGGCGCAAGCCGCATACATTCGATTTCCTGATCACGCTTGCTGACGGCCGCCGCATCGCGATTGCCGTCAAGCCCGCGGCCATTGTTGAACGCCATGGCTTTCGTGAAACCCTGAAGCGGATCCGGGCCGCGACCCCGCTCAACTTCGCCGATGAGGTCGTGCTGATAACGGAACAGCGCTACTGCCCTTCCGCCGCACGCAACGCCCAAAAGCTGCACGACTTTCGCCGCACTCCGGATCCCGAAGCCGACCGGATCATTGCAGAACTGACCCGTGACATGTCTGGCCCAACTCCGATTGCCGATCTTGTTCGGCGATCGGGGCTCGGTGGCCGGGCCTTCCGCGCGGCCTTCCGCGCCATCTTCGCCGGCATTCTGCGCGCAGTGGATAGCGGCGACATTCTTCCTTCCACCCGCATTACGCCGGAGGTTGTCCAATGACCCGCCATTTCCGTCTTTCTGAAATCGACTGCCTCGAAATTGCAGGGGCAGAGCACCGGCTGCTGACCAGCGATCGCAGCGGCTCGATCTGGTCGCGGCTCGACGATTCGTCCGTCTGCCTGTCGTTTACCAGCGATGATTTCATGCGGCTGCTGTCACGCCCCGACGTGCGACTCAAACGCGGGGCCTTCTCGGATCAATCCGCGTTTCGTCGATTGCGCTGCGATATCGACTATGTCCAAACCATGCCTCCGGAACAGCGCGCAAAGATATTGTGGCAAGCCACATGTGCCAGAACGTTTCTCGAAGCCGAGGCGCGTGGCGAAACCAATCGCTCCGAACAGGTGGTGGAAAAGATTATACCCATCCTGGAACGCCGCGTGA
This region of Paracoccus saliphilus genomic DNA includes:
- a CDS encoding McrC family protein; amino-acid sequence: MWPGRHHYTVPEWSSLPVGPEGISELQAEQLHLAAITAARRLGVPENGVLARGFRRLETRQVCGIIAAPGISLEILPKLKDNDGALRATLIRMLALAFDVPLSEGQITGLSTQDNDLLEVFINLFVTRLAQQVQTGLMRAYVPKEELLPKLRGNLDLRQQILRRAIDPSRLHCRFEEFSENTPLNRLFKTCLLYLGSFARTEPLRRRITSLTERFAGIPQSRAPLKERIVWNRLNERFRDTHTLARMLLEAVWQNTTYGTFTGVALLFPMNLLFERYVSRWLQRVLPAGTVSVQRRTYTLLQHGAYPLIPDIVIETDAGPLIVDTKWKDLGDPIGSVSKVSQADLYQLASYGAVYDANRVILLYPGTAQDRQPTVWQYTATDRQVEIRLVDLRVTQTRKDWETLARQLVTQNYK
- a CDS encoding McrB family protein, whose product is MARYNPSADLSPLYETMDRLRTDCLINDGSLLSPGRSLWTADNFAGLQRTYVQNLDAGDGNFFEKLKAQLSDSTSDGRCLMAELIWLLYAFQRSDVAPSTKDQKVREVWSWSGGELQPEVAALTDPVLQGVGRAGQGYNNNKWRELVLLITAMQDLKAKPENERRHLVSDGEAFASWMDVHVEGDNRQLRHILPFLFFPDDYERISAASNKRDILVGFGAASPAEVRSMSFVELDAALVTLRKELEAKHGSRVDFYEGDFRTVWQKPKKKKKTSAQEMNEDEVVPPWNNHELNTIFYGPPGTGKTFSTARRAVEICLGQAPEDPIAMRQAYNQLVKDERIGFVTFHQSYTYEDFVEGLRPRPMASGAGFTLEPEAGIFKIMAERASEQQGNHVLIIDEINRANISKVLGELITLLESDKRMGASAATTVTLPYSKSAFCLPRNLYILGTMNTADRSISLLDTALRRRFVFEELPPDMSILVDIELDDSALDLAAVLTSINQRLIYFLGEDAQIGHAWFMEAKTKADLDRIMAFKVIPLLREYFHDDLERVRIVLGGGDGFLSRSQLPVPNGAEGYAEDRYRYSDIYREEGAYPEEAYITLLDRS
- a CDS encoding tyrosine-type recombinase/integrase, which gives rise to MSDPRPNRPFVKSGGTEPVDAHRRDRDYLTPAEMTRLLAAAKSGRHGARDHLMLLLMYRHGLRVSELIALRCNDLDLASGHIWVRRLKRGLATNQPLAGDELRALRRVLSVRQDAMLWLFLSERGQPLTRQAVNYLIAAIARRAGLGPVHPHMLRHSCGHALAHAGRDLRLIQDYLGHRDPRHTARYTRTAASRFTGLWD
- a CDS encoding helix-turn-helix domain-containing protein, with the protein product MELRIRGTSLSKIAAEMGVLPGSVTTVSQGLRRSKRIEAALARAVGKPVEEVFPGRYSNEKGAS
- a CDS encoding TnsA endonuclease N-terminal domain-containing protein; this encodes MSHPFNPSFTHPLPSKATRKPPARSRASSRGLLPGQTPHDPRPRLRYFESKREQDVLYQLLARPDVVDIWDQPPPVEYRAAEGRRKPHTFDFLITLADGRRIAIAVKPAAIVERHGFRETLKRIRAATPLNFADEVVLITEQRYCPSAARNAQKLHDFRRTPDPEADRIIAELTRDMSGPTPIADLVRRSGLGGRAFRAAFRAIFAGILRAVDSGDILPSTRITPEVVQ